CCGGATGGGCCGCGCCCGCCGATCTCGGTACGCCCGCGACCTTCGTGCTGCTGCGGCACGGCGAGACCCCGTTGACGCCCGAGAAGCGGTTCTCCGGAAGCGGCGGCTCCGATCCCGCCCTGTCGGACGTGGGGCGCGAGCAGGCGGAACGCGTCGCCGCCGCGCTCGCCGCGCGCGGCACTGTGCAGGCGATCGTCTCCTCGCCGCTCAAGCGCTGCCAGGAGACCGCGCACGCCGTCGCCGCCCGTCTCGGACTCGACGTACACCTCGAAGACGGCCTGCGCGAGACGGACTTCGGGGCGTGGGAAGGGCTGACGTTCGGCGAGGTGCGCGAGCGTTCGCCGGAGGAGTTGAACGCCTGGCTGGCCTCGCCGGACGCGGCGCCGCCGGGCGGCGAGTCGTTCGCCGAGGTCACCCGTCGCGTGTCCGCCGCGCGCGACCGTCTGACCCGTGCCCACGCGGGCCGCACCGTCCTGCTCGTCACGCACGTCACGCCCATCAAGACGCTGGTGCGGCTCGCGCTCGGCGCGCCGCCGGAGTCCCTGTTCCGCATGGAGCTCTCGGCGGCCTCGGTGTCGGCCGTGGCGTACTACGCCGACGGCAACGCGTCGCTGCGCCTCCTCAACGACACGTCGTACCTGCGCTGACGTCATGCGGGTACGCATGCACGTACGCATGCGTGCACCCATGCACGTACGTGTGCGCCGGCACTAGCGCAGGGACGCCGCCTCGCGGGCCAGCGACTCCACGCGGTCCCAGTCCTTCGCGGCGACGGCGTCGGCGGGCAGCATCCAACTGCCGCCCACGCAGCCGACGTTCTTCAGCGCGAGGTACGAGGGCGCGGAGTCCGGGGTGATGCCGCCCGTCGGGCAGAACCGGGCCTGCGGCAGCGGGGCGCCGAGCGACTTCAGGTAGGCGGTGCCGCCGGCGGCCTCCGCGGGGAAGAACTTCATCTCCCGTACGCCGCGTTCGAGCAGTGCCACGACCTCCGACGTCGTCGACACACCCGGCAGGAACGGCACGCCGGAGCCCTGCATCGCGTCCAGCAGCGTGTCCGTCCAGCCCGGGCTGACGAGGAACCGGGCGCCCGCCTCGACGGACTCGGAGACGTTCCGTGCGGAGATGACGGTGCCCGCGCCGACCACCGCGTCCGGGACCTCCGCGGCGATGGCGGAGATCGCGTCGAGTGCGACGGGCGTCCGCAGGGTCACCTCGATCGCGGGCAGCCCGCCCGCGACGAGGGCGCGCGCCATCGGCACGGCGTCGGCGAGGTCCGAGACGACGACCACGGGGACGACGGGGGCGAGGTCGAGGACGGAGGCGGGGGACGGGGAGGCGGAGGCGGACGCGGGAGAGGTCATGGGGGCATCCTGCACCTAGGCATGCAGCATGCGCAAAGCCCGTTGCAAATACTGCAACGGGCTTGAGCTGGGGTCTCCGGGTTCGGCTTGCCCCGTCAGTGGATCTCGCGCACCACGACATCCAGTGCCCACGGCCTGCCCGCCTTGGTGGGCGCCTCCGCCTCCACCACGTGCCCCAGGTCGCGCAGCGCCTCGACCAGTTCCGCCGGGTCCTCGGGGTTGGTCCCCGTGGTCAGCAGGGACCGGACGATCCTGCCCTTCGTCGCCTTGTTGAAGTGCGACACCACGGACCGCTTCTCGGCGCCGGTCTCCTCGTCGACCTGCGCGTGCAGCACGCGGACGGTCGCCGTCCGGCCGGCGACCTCACCCTTCGGCTTCCACGCGGCGGCGTACGCGGACGAGCGGAGGTCCAGGACGAGACCGTCGCCGGCGGCCTCGGGCAAGACGGAGGCCATCGGCGTACGCCAGTACGCGCCGAGTGCGCCGAGGCCGGGCAGCTTGACGCCCATCGAGCAGCGGTACGAGGGGATCCTGTCGTTCACGCCGACGGCGCCCCACAGGCCGGAGAAGACGAGGAGCGAGCGGGTGGCGCGGCGCTTGGCGGCGGTGTCGAGGGAGGCGAGGCCGAGGGCGTCGTAGAGCACGCCGGTGTAGACCTCGCCGGCGGGGCGGGCGCCCGCGGTGCGCAGCGCGGCGTTCTTCGCGACCTCGCCGCGCAGCCCTTCGCTGAGGCCGAGCACGGTGCGGGCCTTCTCCTCGTCCGCGGCGCACAACTCGACGAGCTCGTCGAGAACGGCCTGCCGCGCTTCGGTGAGACCCGGCAGCGACAGTTCTTCCGCCTTGAGCGGCGCACCACGACCGGAGGAGGCCTTGCCTTCGGACGGCGGCAGCAGGACGAGCACGGTGGGACTCCTTAGGGGGTACGGGGGAGGGGTGCGGCCCCTGCGAAAGGGTACGGGGCGCGTGGGGCCGGTTGCCGGGGCCGGGTTCGCGCCCCTGCTCCCGCAGGGCGGTGCGGGGTGAACGGGTGGGTGCGAAACCGTACAAGCCGGGCGCAGCCCGGATACGCTCGGCACATGCCTCGCCGCCACTTCCGCGTGACCGGCGCAGCCGACGCCCCGCTGCGGGCGGCGCTGCGTGACCTGCGTACGAGACTGGACGTGCCCCAGGAGTTCCCCGCCGACGTCCTCACGGAGGCGTCCCGCGCCGCCGCGTCCCCGAGACTCCCGGAGTACGACGCCACGGACCTGCCCCTCTTCACCGTCGACCCGCCCGCCTCCGTCGACCTGGACCAGGCCATGCACCTGGCCCGGCGGGCCGGAGGCGGGTTCCGCGTGTCGTACGCGATCGCCGACGTCGCCGCGTACGTCACCCCCGGCGGCCCCCTCGACGCCGAGGCCCACCGCCGCGTCACCACCCTCTACTTCCCCGACGAGAAGGTCCCCCTGCACCCCACCGCGCTCAGCGAGGGCGCCGCCAGTCTGCTGCCCGGGCAGACCTGCCCGGCCGCCCTGTGGACGATCGACCTGGACGAGGACGGACGGGCGGAGCGCACCGACGTGCGGCGCGCCCTCGTCCGCAGCCGCGCCAAGCTCGACTACGAAGGAGTGCAGTCCGCCATCGACGGCGGCACCGCGGAGGAGCCCGTCGCGCTGCTGCGGGACATCGGCCGGCTGCGCGAACGGCTGGAGGTCGAGCGCGGCGGCATCTCCCTCGACGTACCGGAGCAGGAGATCGTCGAGCGCGACGGAACGTACGAGCTCGGCTTCCGCGCCCCGCTCCCCGCCGACGGCTGGAACGCACAGATCTCCCTGCTCACCGGAATGGCCGCCGCCGAGCTCATGCTCGCCTCGGGCGCCGGCGTCCTGCGGACCCTGCCCACCGCCCCCGACGGCGCCGTGGGCCGCCTGCGCCGCACCGCGAAGGCCCTGCACATCGACTGGCCGCACCACGTGTCGTACGCGCAGCTCGTACGCTCCCTCGACCCCCGCATCCCGCACCACGCCGCCTTCCTCCAGGAGTGCACGACGCTGCTGCGCGGCGCGGGCTACACGGCGTTCCGGGACGGCCGGCTGCCCGAGCTCACCACCCATGCCGCCGTCGCCGCGCCCTACGCCCACTGCACCGCACCCCTGCGCCGCCTCGTCGACCGCTACGCCGCCGAGCTCTGCCTCGCGGCCTGCGCGGAGGCGCCGCCTCCGGAGTGGGCGCTCGCCGCCCTGGACGAGCTGCCCAAGGAGATGGCGGAGGGCACGCGGCGCGGCAATACCGTGGAGCGGGAGTGCGTCGACATCGTGGAGGCCGCCCTGCTCCAGGGGCGGGTCGGCGAGATGTTCGACGCGGTCGTGGTGGACGTCAAGGACGGCGAACCGGCCGTCGGGACCGTGCAGTTGACGGAGCCCGCGATCGTGGCCCGGATCGAGGGCGGTTCGGCCGGGCTGCCGCTGGGCGAGCGGTTGCGGGTCCGGCTCACCCGGGCTGACCCCGGCGCGGCGAAGGTTCAGTTCGCGCCCGCGTGAGAGGGGTCGGCGGCGCGGGCCGCCAGGTGTTCCTTCAGGGCCTCGTGCAGCCGCCGCGGCTCGTCCGCCTGCAGCCGCACCGTCGTCACCTCGCGCCGCTTCCCCAGGAGACCCACGGCGGTGACCGGTTCGGTCAGGGTGAGCGTGAGTGATGTCGTCGAGGCGACCGGCAGGGCGAGCACGCCGTCGGCGGGCTCGTGCGTGAACAGCCGCTCGGCGCGCACGGTGTCCACCAGCGCGAGCGGTATCCGCAGGTCCCGGTGCGCACCCTGGCGCACCCGCAGCGCGTCCGGCGAGAGGACGTGCGGGCGGGTGACGGACGCGGCGTGGATGCCGACCATCAGGATCACGCTGTAGACGTCGATGAACAGCATCACGGCGTGGGCGGCCGGGAAGCCGCGCAGCAGGACGGACATGCCGAACGCCTCGACGACACAGACGAACGTCAGGCCGTACATGATCGCCGCCTGGCCGCGGGCGTGCCCGAAGGCGCGTTCCCCCGCCGCCCGGTCCACCCCGTGGCGCCGCCGGGCCACCCACATCACGAGGCTGACCAGGACGCGGAGTTCGTGCCCGGCCAGGTGTCGGAGGGGGGCCGGGGTGATCGCCGTGAGCCGGTCCTTCCATCGGCGGAGTCGTGTGCGGGGGCTCGGGGTCCGGTTCGTGCGGGGGCTCGTGGTTCGGGCCGTGCGGGAGTTCATGGTCCGGTCTCCTTCTCCGTGCCGCGTTCCGCGAGCATCCGCATCGCGCGGCGT
The window above is part of the Streptomyces venezuelae genome. Proteins encoded here:
- the eda gene encoding bifunctional 4-hydroxy-2-oxoglutarate aldolase/2-dehydro-3-deoxy-phosphogluconate aldolase, whose amino-acid sequence is MTSPASASASPSPASVLDLAPVVPVVVVSDLADAVPMARALVAGGLPAIEVTLRTPVALDAISAIAAEVPDAVVGAGTVISARNVSESVEAGARFLVSPGWTDTLLDAMQGSGVPFLPGVSTTSEVVALLERGVREMKFFPAEAAGGTAYLKSLGAPLPQARFCPTGGITPDSAPSYLALKNVGCVGGSWMLPADAVAAKDWDRVESLAREAASLR
- a CDS encoding RNB domain-containing ribonuclease codes for the protein MPRRHFRVTGAADAPLRAALRDLRTRLDVPQEFPADVLTEASRAAASPRLPEYDATDLPLFTVDPPASVDLDQAMHLARRAGGGFRVSYAIADVAAYVTPGGPLDAEAHRRVTTLYFPDEKVPLHPTALSEGAASLLPGQTCPAALWTIDLDEDGRAERTDVRRALVRSRAKLDYEGVQSAIDGGTAEEPVALLRDIGRLRERLEVERGGISLDVPEQEIVERDGTYELGFRAPLPADGWNAQISLLTGMAAAELMLASGAGVLRTLPTAPDGAVGRLRRTAKALHIDWPHHVSYAQLVRSLDPRIPHHAAFLQECTTLLRGAGYTAFRDGRLPELTTHAAVAAPYAHCTAPLRRLVDRYAAELCLAACAEAPPPEWALAALDELPKEMAEGTRRGNTVERECVDIVEAALLQGRVGEMFDAVVVDVKDGEPAVGTVQLTEPAIVARIEGGSAGLPLGERLRVRLTRADPGAAKVQFAPA
- the yaaA gene encoding peroxide stress protein YaaA codes for the protein MLVLLPPSEGKASSGRGAPLKAEELSLPGLTEARQAVLDELVELCAADEEKARTVLGLSEGLRGEVAKNAALRTAGARPAGEVYTGVLYDALGLASLDTAAKRRATRSLLVFSGLWGAVGVNDRIPSYRCSMGVKLPGLGALGAYWRTPMASVLPEAAGDGLVLDLRSSAYAAAWKPKGEVAGRTATVRVLHAQVDEETGAEKRSVVSHFNKATKGRIVRSLLTTGTNPEDPAELVEALRDLGHVVEAEAPTKAGRPWALDVVVREIH